Proteins encoded within one genomic window of Macrotis lagotis isolate mMagLag1 chromosome 3, bilby.v1.9.chrom.fasta, whole genome shotgun sequence:
- the LOC141519371 gene encoding mas-related G-protein coupled receptor member X1-like, with the protein MAVSPTPMQLEYVHDNATERSANDTGKFDLSDWMKILSLILAMVGLVGNSLVLWLLGFRIPRNPFSVYILNLAAADALFLCGTFVSIIRYFIDDSYFLLIDLVLLSLTHMSYTVGLSLLAAISTERCLSVLFPIWYRCNRPRHMSALVCALLWAMTCLLWGTGFVICYYINNDNFCYNFIIIEFSWFSLFTPVLCLSSLALLLRVQCTSLRQQPHRLYLLVLLNVLVFLLCGIPMGIMDIILFWHETIRPFGILQLLACVNSSANPFIYFFLGKQRHKRRRETLGVILQRALEDKQDLGASGEGHPHTHQNSEMSS; encoded by the coding sequence ATGGCTGTGTCCCCCACACCTATGCAGCTGGAATATGTTCATGACAATGCAACAGAGAGAAGTGCAAACGACACTGGAAAGTTCGATTTAAGTGACTGGATGAAGATTCTCTCTCTGATCCTCGCCATGGTTGGACTGGTGGGGAACAGCCTGGTCCTGTGGCTCCTGGGTTTCCGCATCCCAAGGAATCCCTTCTCTGTCTACATCCTCAACCTGGCCGCAGCCGACGCCCTCTTCCTTTGTGGCACCTTTGTGAGCATCATAAGATATTTCATtgatgattcttattttttattaatagacCTAGTTCTGCTTTCCCTCACACACATGTCCTACACAGTGGGCCTGAGCCTCCTGGCTGCGATCAGCACTGAGCGCTGTCTATCTGTACTCTTCCCAATTTGGTACCGATGTAACCGGCCCCGGCACATGTCTGCCTTGGTCTGTGCTCTCCTCTGGGCTATGACCTGTCTGCTTTGGGGAACAGGTTTTGTcatttgttattatataaataatgacAACTTCTGCTACAACTTCATCATCATCGAGTTCTCCTGGTTCAGCCTCTTTACCCCTGTGTTATGCTTGTCTAGCCTGGCCCTCCTGCTGAGGGTCCAGTGCACCTCCTTGCGCCAGCAGCCCCACAGGCTCTACCTGCTAGTCCTGCTCAATGTCCTTGTCTTCCTGCTCTGTGGCATACCCATGGGGATTATGGACATCATATTGTTCTGGCACGAAACTATAAGGCCTTTTGGGATCCTTCAGCTCCTGGCCTGTGTGAACAGCAGTGCCAACCCCTTCATTTACTTCTTCTTGGGCAAACAAAGACATAAAAGAAGGAGGGAGACCCTCGGGGTGATCCTCCAGAGGGCCTTGGAAGACAAACAGGACTTGGGGGCATCGGGAGAGGGACATCCCCACACACACCAAAACTCTGAGATGTCATCCTGA